The following are encoded in a window of Rosa chinensis cultivar Old Blush chromosome 4, RchiOBHm-V2, whole genome shotgun sequence genomic DNA:
- the LOC112199128 gene encoding uncharacterized protein LOC112199128 gives MEGISDRAAGSTSHPPFLDDKTNYAAWKAKMKAFLWAKDVAVWAVIESGWEYPTKTEKVDTKEIGEGSSTIEAKVKKPMSEWTIDENTKSTNNQKALNSIFTAVSSDKFQLISHCYSAKQAWDILQVTHEGTTAVRESKLQQLIQQFENMKMGDNDKFADFYARLSVVVNGCFNLGDPIPQHRIVKKILRSLPMKYHSKKIAIQESKDLNTYNLQELIGNLTTYEMELPDEMKSKSIALKVKKDIEDESTDEEDADEDEIDLVTRKFRKFLKDRKSKRSESRFDSSSKNTRIKEKPGNKVLRFERAHEKRNNNAPKCFACEGFGHIASECANTLKKSKNKQNKAMNVTWSDSEDDSMLESDSEVVALVGLTTIGDESEVEEFDLEEVMQQYIMLSEASKELKKRNSELSNEVENLKTDISRTEAGFQSQLEASDAVRKSLVEDFQSLQQKYQERCDKVEELKTEKACLLYELEQMKIKAGCILSSGEKLDNLLTSGKKAGDKSGLGYTGESTSKVEPVKFVKATMQSSSQASLPIPPKQNDKPRNFVPVCHHCGKRGHIRPRCNQLRKNSSNDKKPLMNKKKEHLQEKLESLLKEVNKIARLVSVPFSPVPKMKQVWIRKEPHLSKLPHTGK, from the coding sequence ATGGAAGGTATAAGTGATCGTGCAGCTGGGTCAACAAGTCACCCTCCGTTCCTTGATGACAAAACTAACTATGCAGCATGGAAGGCTAAGATGAAAGCTTTTTTGTGGGCAAAGGATGTAGCTGTATGGGCTGTTATTGAAAGTGGTTGGGAGTATCCAACTAAGACTGAAAAAGTTGACACTAAAGAGATTGGAGAGGGTAGTTCTACTATTGAAGCCAAAGTTAAGAAGCCGATGAGTGAATGGACTATAGATGAGAACACCAAGAGTACAAATAATCAGAAAGCATTAAACTCTATCTTCACAGCGGTATCCTCTGATAAATTTCAGCTTATTTCTCATTGTTACTCTGCAAAGCAAGCATGGGATATTCTCCAAGTTACTCATGAAGGCACTACAGCTGTTCGAGAATCCAAGCTTCAGCAACTTATCCAGCAATTTGAAAATATGAAGATGGGTGATAATGACAAGTTTGCTGATTTCTATGCTAGGCTTAgtgttgttgtgaatggttgTTTCAACTTAGGAGATCCCATACCTCAGCACAGAATAGTCAAGAAAATACTCAGGTCTCTTCCTATGAAATATCATTCCAAGAAGATAGCCATTCAAGAGTCGAAGGACCTGAATACCTATAATCTGCAAGAATTGATTGGAAACTTAACCACATATGAGATGGAACTCCCTGATGAAATGAAGAGCAAAAGCATAGCTCTTAAAGTGAAGAAAGACATTGAAGATGAGTCAACAGATGAAGAGGATGCTGATGAAGATGAAATTGATCTTGTCAcaagaaaattcagaaaatttctcaaggataggaaatccaaaagaagTGAATCAAGGTTTGACTCAAGCTCcaagaatacaagaataaaagaaaagccgGGTAATAAGGTTTTAAGGTTTGAAAGAGCacatgaaaaaagaaacaacaatgCTCCAAAGTGTTTTGCATGTGAAGGGTTTGGTCACATTGCATCTGAATGTGCAAATACCTTGAAGAAGTCCAAGAATAAACAGAATAAAGCAATGAATGTTACTTGGAGTGACAGTGAAGACGACTCTATGCTTGAAAGTGATTCTGAAGTGGTGGCCTTGGTAGGATTAACGACTATTGGTGATGAGTCTGAAGTTGAAGAATTTGATCTTGAGGAAGTAATGCAACAATATATCATGTTGTCGGAGGCTtcaaaagaattgaagaaaagaaattCAGAATTGAGTAATGAAGTTGAGAACTTGAAGACTGATATTAGTAGGACTGAAGCTGGATTTCAATCCCAATTGGAGGCAAGTGATGCAGTGAGAAAGTCTCTTGTGGAGGACTTTCAATCCCTTCAACAAAAGTACCAAGAGAGATGTGATAAAGTTGAGGAACTTAAAACTGAAAAGGCTTGTCTGTTATATGAGCTCGAGCAAATGAAGATTAAGGCTGGTTGTATCCTCTCAAGTGGCGAAAAGTTAGATAATCTTCTAACCAGTGGAAAGAAAGCTGGTGACAAGAGTGGGTTGGGATACACGGGTGAATCCACATCAAAAGTTGAACCTGTGAAGTTTGTAAAGGCCACTATGCAATCCAGTTCTCAAGCTTCTCTCCCAATTCCACCCAAGCAGAATGATAAGCCAAGAAATTTTGTGCCTGTGTGTCATCATTGTGGAAAGAGAGGACATATAAGACCGAGGTGCAATCAACTAAGAAAGAATTCTTCGAATGACAAGAAGCCACTcatgaacaaaaagaaagaacatcTTCAAGAAAAGCTGGAATCTCTTTTGAAAGAAGTAAATAAGATAGCAAGACTTGTTTCGGTTCCATTCTCACCTGTGCCCAAGATGAAGCAAGTCTGGATACGAAAAGAACCTCATCTCTCTAAGCTTCCACATACAGGTAAGTGa
- the LOC112200334 gene encoding UDP-glycosyltransferase 92A1 gives MKDLQPDNIPTTNRINEQNIIFARTKAANLKCLTKPWTSLMSILIIYHTPNSHETGSLLKPYMTSPFIYMVTPKPIQNQKQKIKEVERMGFDEEHIVMLPFLAQGHLIPFLALAKQIQQRTGFTITIATTPLNAQYLRSPQPNSIIQVAELPFRSEDYGLPPNTENSENIPLDLSGTLLTASQHLEAPTRRLVSDITEKEGKPPLCLISDVFFGWAVNVAKSSGTVNVAITTAGAYGTTASMSMWQHLPHCSVSSDDEEFNIPGFPVRCRLTPSHLHQFLRAADGTDSWSRFFRTQISLSMKSFGWMCNTVEEIEPFGLKVLRNYIKLPVWSILASNISSKKYSSKKWGISAEKCTEWLDSHSADSVVYISFGSQNTISASQMMELAKGLEKSGKPFVWVIRPPVGHDMKGEFRSEWLPERFEERMREMKQGLLVHNWAPQLAILSHVATRAFVSHCGWNSVLESLSRGVPIIGWPLAAEQPYNSKMLAEEMGVSVELTRGVNSNVEAEEVRRVIEFVVDESGEGGEMRRRAGEIMEKIRGAVREDGEAKGSSVKAMDDFVTELLLQREERGSKIN, from the coding sequence ATGAAGGATCTTCAACCAGATAATATACCAACAACAAACCGCATCAATGAACAAAACATAATTTTTGCCAGAACGAAAGCAGCGAATCTTAAATGCCTTACCAAACCCTGGACGTCATTGATGAGCATATTAATTATATATCATACTCCCAACTCTCACGAAACTGGTAGCCTTTTAAAACCATACATGACCAGTCCATTCATATATATGGTAACCCCAAAACCCATACAGAACCAAAAGCAAAAAATCAAAGAAGTTGAGAGAATGGGTTTTGATGAGGAGCATATAGTGATGCTACCGTTCTTGGCTCAAGGCCATCTGATCCCATTCCTAGCCCTAGCCAAGCAAATCCAGCAAAGAACAGGCTTCACCATCACCATCGCCACCACCCCACTCAACGCCCAATACCTTCGTTCTCCCCAACCTAACAGCATCATCCAAGTGGCCGAGCTTCCCTTCCGCAGTGAAGACTATGGCCTCCCTCCAAACACGGAGAACTCAGAGAATATACCTCTCGACTTATCCGGAACCCTACTCACTGCATCGCAACATCTAGAAGCTCCGACTCGCCGTCTAGTCTCGGACATCACCGAAAAGGAAGGGAAGCCACCGCTTTGCTTAATCTCCGACGTGTTTTTTGGGTGGGCTGTGAATGTAGCAAAAAGCTCTGGCACCGTCAACGTTGCTATCACCACCGCAGGGGCTTACGGCACTACGGCGTCTATGTCAATGTGGCAACATCTCCCACATTGTAGTGTGTCTTCAGACGATGAGGAGTTCAACATTCCGGGGTTCCCAGTACGGTGTCGTCTGACACCGTCTCACTTGCATCAGTTTCTCAGAGCTGCCGATGGTACGGATTCTTGGTCGAGATTTTTTAGGACGCAGATCTCGCTCTCGATGAAGTCTTTTGGTTGGATGTGCAACACCGTTGAAGAAATCGAGCCGTTCGGATTGAAAGTGTTGCGAAATTACATCAAGCTCCCTGTTTGGTCCATTTTGGCTTCCAACATTTCCAGCAAAAAATATTCCAGCAAGAAATGGGGAATTTCGGCAGAGAAATGCACCGAGTGGCTTGACTCGCACAGTGCCGATTCGGTGGTGTACATCTCGTTTGGTTCCCAGAACACGATTAGCGCCTCCCAGATGATGGAATTGGCCAAAGGTTTGGAAAAGAGCGGGAAGCCTTTTGTTTGGGTCATAAGGCCACCGGTGGGGCACGACATGAAGGGTGAGTTCCGATCGGAATGGCTGCCGGAGCGTTTCGAGGAGCGAATGAGGGAGATGAAGCAAGGATTATTGGTGCACAACTGGGCCCCGCAGCTGGCGATACTATCGCACGTGGCGACGCGCGCCTTTGTGAGTCACTGCGGGTGGAACTCGGTGCTGGAGAGCTTGAGCAGAGGGGTGCCGATCATTGGGTGGCCGCTGGCGGCGGAGCAGCCGTATAACTCGAAGATGTTGGCGGAGGAGATGGGTGTGAGTGTGGAGCTGACGAGGGGTGTGAACAGTAATGTAGAGGCGGAAGAGGTGAGGAGAGTGATTGAGTTTGTGGTGGATGAGAGTGGCGAAGGTGGTGAGATGAGGAGAAGAGCTGGTGAGATTATGGAGAAGATAAGAGGAGCTGTACGGGAGGATGGTGAAGCAAAGGGATCTTCCGTTAAAGCTATGGATGATTTTGTAACTGAACTTTTATtacagagagaagaaagaggatcAAAAATCAATTAA